In a genomic window of Phyllostomus discolor isolate MPI-MPIP mPhyDis1 chromosome 5, mPhyDis1.pri.v3, whole genome shotgun sequence:
- the F3 gene encoding tissue factor yields the protein MDMETPTGSWLPRTETSVSRTLLLGWILVQVAGASGTTGVVAAYNLSWKSTNFKTILEWEPKPINHVYTVQISHRLGDWKSKCYFTTKTECDLTDEIVKDVKQTYSARVLVVQANATDYPGEPMYTKSPEFMPYLDTSLGQPAIQSFEQVGTKLNVVVQDSRTLVKANGTFLSLRDVFGQDLNYTLYYWKSSSTGKKTVRSNTNEFLIDVDKGENYCFNVQAVIPSRKVNQKSPESPIECTSQKTSVFKDKFFIIGAAVFVAIVFITTLSLCLCYCRKARARRSSEKSSPYSVA from the exons atggacatggagacTCCCACTGGATCCTGGTTGCCCCGCACCGAGACCTCTGTCTCTAGAACGCTGCTCCTCGGCTGGATCCTCGTCCAGGTGGCCGGAGCCTCAG GCACTACAGGTGTCGTGGCAGCCTATAATTTAAGTTGGAAATCAACTAATTTCAAGACAATTTTAGAGTGGGAACCCAAACCCATCAATCATGTCTACACTGTTCAGATAAG cCATAGATTAGGAGATTGGAAAAGCAAATGCTACTTCACAACAAAGACAGAGTGTGACCTCACTGATGAGATTGTGAAAGATGTGAAGCAGACATACTCAGCACGGGTCCTTGTCGTGCAGGCGAATGCCACCGATTATCCTGGGGAGCCCATGTATACAAAATCCCCAGAGTTCATGCCTTACTTAGACA CAAGCCTCGGACAGCCAGCAATTCAGAGTTTTGAACAAGTCGGGACAAAACTGAATGTGGTCGTACAGGACTCACGGACCTTGGTCAAAGCGAACGGCACGTTCCTGAGCCTCCGGGATGTTTTTGGCCAGGACTTAAATTACACACTTTATTATTGGAAGTCTTCCAGTACAGGAAAG AAAACGGTCAGGTCAAACACTAATGAGTTTTTGATTGATGTGGATAAAGGAGAAAACTACTGTTTCAATGTTCAAGCAGTGATTCCATCACGAAAAGTTAACCAGAAGAGTCCAGAGAGTCCCATTGAGTGCACTAGCCAGAAGACCAGTGTGTTCAAAG acaaGTTCTTCATCATCGGAGCAGCAGTGTTCGTGGCCATTGTCTTCATCACCaccctgtctctgtgtctgtgctACTGCAGGAAGGCCAGAGCAAGACGAAGCAGCGAGAAGAGCTCCCCCTACTCTGTTGCATAA